The Anoplopoma fimbria isolate UVic2021 breed Golden Eagle Sablefish chromosome 1, Afim_UVic_2022, whole genome shotgun sequence region ATACGTTCAGCATATAAAGTTAATAGGTGGCAGagtgtgtttttcctgctcccaaatggtaaataaatcattaattgCTGGTGAAGAAGGCTTCTCTACTTGTGCTTTCATTTTACAGATATAATTTCAATGATTTTTTCataagagataaataaataatgacaacgctcttttgtaaaatgacataaacAACAAGGTTTTAGCTATGTGagtttcaaaaacacacacacctcaggcCTACGCTATTACTCTGCTAGGTGCTACGAGCTAACGGGCAAGtgcacttttttatgacatgaaaACTTAGCTGGTCACCCAAATAACATTTGATTGGAAACATTTGTCTATATTCCTCAATGTGCAGGTTTAGAAATATGTAAAGTTTTCTAAGAGCAGAAAAGTAATTTTATAGACATAAATactcaaataatatatttgacaCTTATCAAGAGATGCATGTGAAAGCTCATTGTATAGTTTAATTTCTCTGTATCCTTAACTTGCCACTGCTTAACTTTtgaattgttttctttctctcttcctttccttcACATTTTCAGGTAACACCCAATGCTTTGTCTAAGCTGCGCTACCTGGAGACTCTGGATCTGAGCCACAACAACCTGGAGAGCCTTTCCCCGAGCTGCTTCTCCGGCCTCCCTCTGGTTGAAGTGGACCTCAGCCACAACAGCTTCCAAGAGTTCGACATGGACGTGTTCGCTACGAAAGTTAATGGCGAACCTGTCAGCGTGGATCTGTCTCATAACAAGCTCGTGTCGGTCTCGACGACTCTGCATGGAAGAGTTTTACACATCCAAAGCTTAAATCTGTCGTCAAACCGGCTCTTGAGCGTACCCATGCTGGCGGGACTTTCGCTGAGGTACCTCAATCTGGATGGTAACCCCATCGCAAAGATCAAAGAGGGAGCTTTTGCTCAGCTGAAAGATCTGGTTTATTTGTCCATCAGTGGCCTCCATGAGCTGCACGAGATCGAGGCGGACAGTTTCAAGGGCCTCCAGAGCCTGCAAGTTCTCGATCTCTCAAAAAACCCAGAGTTTAAGACTCTAAGCCCGGCGGTTTTCAGCGGACTGGACTCCCTGCAGGAGCTGAATTTGTCTGGGTCCGGTGTTTCATCCTTGCCGAGTAACATGCTGACCCACCTGCCCAGTATTAAGAGCATCACGCTGGGACAAAACATGCACTGCTGGAGGACCCAGAAACAGGGACAGTTCCACCGGCAACTGGGTCAGGTCCAACACAACGAGGTGCTGAACTGTAACGTGGAGGGCATCGTGTCGTGAATCAGTGCCTTTTGGAAATGGACCACTCGTAAAGAGGGCCAGTAACAAACACTTTTGATTTCCAGCATGGTTGGACAACCAAGTTCTGAAAGAGTATACCTAATGCCAGCGCTGTGCCTTATCTGCTTTGATATGCAAAACACTTTTCTTGTGTTACTTTCAATCAATTACCTCTGTTCCAAGGTGTGCCTTTTTGAAGTATGTGTTAAAGGTTTAAAGTATACTTCATGAACTCTTGACAGACTATCAGTACTTTTTTAGGAAAACGATATCAGAATATACAGCATTCTACATCGCACAGATTGGTTTCTCTCCCGTCTCAACATGTATCCTAAACTGGTAGAGAACCTTTCATGGATCCAAAACTTAAAGTATTGTTCGTGCGTTACGTACTTCATTTAAAGTGGGACCATATTAAGAGCTATTTGCACTTATTCCAGTCGCAACGTTCTTAGAATGATGCACTTACACATGGCCTAAATGTCATCCAGCGTAAAAACTTTCTGTGCTTTGCTCCAAATATCCACACTGAAGTTGACTGTTGACCACTaagtttttatttgactttgaatGTGATGCTTATTGAAAtgattaaagggacagttagacatttttgggaaattttATTTCTAGCTTAGAGTCAGATTTGAAGattgtcatatttgtttgttttgatatgaagctacaaccagGGGCCTGTTAGCTTAGCGTAGCATAAAAGACGGGAAACGGGGATCTCTTGTCCTTTATTggagtctttgtgtgtctttatccCCGATATATAATCGCAACCTGTTGTTGTTACGCTTCAGTTTAGCCGAGTCAGCTGTTTCCCCCCCAGTTCCCTGTTTGTTAATGCTGAACTAATctactggctgtagctttatacCTACATACAGACATGAGTCATGAGTGCTATCAATCTTCTTATGTAACTCCCGCCAAGCAAGCTAATCAGcgtattatatattattgtattacatatatatatatatatatatgttaatatatatccCAAATATGTCGATCTGTACAATCCAAGAACCAGAGTTCTTTTAGCTCCGTCTAGGAGGGAGACTTAGAGCAACGACTGTTAACTATTGAGGGCAAAGATCTTTTCTTGTTACTctcacaaaatgaccatttcaTGTTCACCGACCACCAGCCATAACCGGACATCTTGTCCAATAATTAACCTTCATAATAAGTTACGTGTCCAGCCTTTTGCAAATAAGGTCCAAGCAGCCTCTGACACAGTGCCGATCTGTGTTATTTGTtggttttttgacatttcacaaCGGGAGTAAACAAGCTGGGCCCACGTTGACCGGGAGTTTGTTTCGACCTGCTGTCAAATCAATATCAAGTTGAACAACACAGCTTTTCTGCATGATCGGAAACGGGAGTGATGGCAGTATCCGTTGTCGTTTAAACACGGAGCTGCACTGTGCCGTCACGTGTAGCTTCACCTCGGCATTCCTGTGGTGTTTCTGTGGACACTCAGCCTCAAGACTGCATGTTAGGGTTTTTGAATGTCAGCAATCTGTGAAGGCCTTTAGTGTTCTGGTTGTGTGGTTTTTAAAGGAAATCCACCTTTTCAGTCGGTTAATTGAAAGTCAGATGAGCCCAGTCTTGGTGAagacatttatatttgtatgtatgtaactatactgtatataactttatatatatatattatatatatatatatatatatatatatatatatatataatgaatcatatgtgtaataaattgACTCTTGTGACACTTTTGGTTTGAATGAATTCTGTTTGACGTGTCAGTGAAGGAGCACAGACAAGGAAATATTACGTCCATGTCGACAATGTATTTAACTTTTAGCTagtgttcctttttttcagagcaaaaaaaaaaaaaaaaaaaaaaaagagtgtgtgatTTGTCTCCATGCACGGGACTGACTCATAGCAGGGTGTGCCCTCTCCAGGACAAGAGGAAAGCGTTAGATCTCAGTGGTTTGCCTTTTTTACAGCACTTTCTTcactttttgtgtttgaaaCGCTCTTGCTTTACTTGGAAGTGTctggctacacacacacacacacacacacacacacacacacacacacacacacacacacacacacacacacacacacacacacacacttgtgatCTTGAAAggtccataaaaaaaacaaacactgaagtgGACAGACTTTTGGCAGAATACTGTGCTACACTGGGCTGGTAACCTGCCAAGGAGGTGACTGGGAAGGAGACGAGta contains the following coding sequences:
- the tsku gene encoding tsukushi, with the translated sequence MAFLLWLGLSLLSAVQSSGVKNCHRGCHCEVESFGLFDSFSLTRVDCRGLGPDTSMPIPIPLDTAHLDLSSNAMGPLSDTMLAGPGYTTLVSLDLSSNSITKVTPNALSKLRYLETLDLSHNNLESLSPSCFSGLPLVEVDLSHNSFQEFDMDVFATKVNGEPVSVDLSHNKLVSVSTTLHGRVLHIQSLNLSSNRLLSVPMLAGLSLRYLNLDGNPIAKIKEGAFAQLKDLVYLSISGLHELHEIEADSFKGLQSLQVLDLSKNPEFKTLSPAVFSGLDSLQELNLSGSGVSSLPSNMLTHLPSIKSITLGQNMHCWRTQKQGQFHRQLGQVQHNEVLNCNVEGIVS